The Lasioglossum baleicum chromosome 10, iyLasBale1, whole genome shotgun sequence genome contains the following window.
AATGGAGCACGGATGGAGAACTGTAACACTGTCTGACAAACTAGACCATGAAAATTGGAAAGAATTAAACAAAACTGAATAATTAGTAGAATTAGTTAACGCCTATATAAGAATAACAACGCTACCTGAACTAGCACGAGGTTGGAGTCACTGTGAAGAAACACAGTTTGGAGCCGATCTGCCATGATCACTATCGCCGCAACAATTGCTCCGAAATGTTCTACTACACCGAACAGAGAAGAGTGAAGTACGAGAAAGAGGAGCTCATCATCTGAAGCAAGAGAAAAAACAGCATGTTCGATCCAGAATAGAGCGATCGTTTTGAACAACATGTAATTAAGCAGATCGTATCGGTTACCGCCGCGAAGCCTTCGTAACACGGTGTGAACAAACCGGCACAATTCAACTCGACCGCCACCTGAGTTTTCATCATCGTGAACAGCACCATCTTCTGCATCTTCGGTGGTATACGGTACCATAATGAATTGTATCTGTTTCATTTAACAACCGATAAatagagatttcaaggtcatcgatatttcttTATTCGATGATACACTATTTTTCCTTCGGTTTCCTTGTCGAGCACGAAAAGACGAATCCGACGAGTACAAACACCGTACACTTACGATCATTCTATCTCGAGATATTTGTGCCCGAAAGGAACAAACCTAATCCAACCCTTACCATTCAgatgcgaatatctcgagattgaaTGATCGTAAGGGTGTCGtgatggtactcgttggattcgtcttttcatTCTCTACAAGCACACCGAAGAAAGCATATAAGGTGTAGTATAAACAAATACCGATTAGCTtgaaatttcgttaaaaattgtattcaaataGAAGAACAGGAACTCACGTGTCATGGAAAAGCGCAGCGCTCGTGTCCAGCAATATTTGCCCGCTATAATTATTCCCGCAAATAAATGTGGTATACGTCACGACGAAGTGTATACTAAGCAACACCGCGTCCTTGTCGCTAAATTCCGTGATGCTTATGAAAAACTGTGAAATGCGAaggaaaattttcgaattttgaaaataatgtaatccgCTGTATTAATGACTCACCCGATATATATTTACGGCGTACGAGACGGTAACTAGTAGCGCAAGGAACAAAGCAAACAACGTTATATCTGCCAAGTACTTTTTAGTATAGCTTCATCCGAGAGAGAATGCACGATGtcgaatggaacatgtaagaaAAATCCAATGTGAAACGCCCGCCAATAATTATCGATTGTCCGAATATAATATTTCGATGAAGTTACCAACAGCATTGCACGACAATGCACGTCCATTGCAGCCCGAATGTCAATTTCGTTAATCGTGTCCGAGTGCGCCACTGCGTTAATCGCGTTTCTCAGCCGGTAGCTGAAGAAGGAAAAGTTATGCAGGGTGTCACCTATTATGCTCCCAAATTATCCAAATttcattactagacagcggatctttacgcgaaacaagaattttctacctgaatcgcaacaatCTGATTACAaattaaacgcataaaatccgctgtctattcattgCTATCCCCAATAAGAGAAGAGAGAGGTTCGAACGATAAGAGACATTACGTCACACACAGAATCTCAGAAAACGAAATCGAAACGTACGAGGCGATTTTCAACAAACCACTAATGTAGGCGGCAAAAACAGTAACCCCCCCCTCGGTGACTGTTAATATTAGCAAACCATACGTCGTTGTCAGCACTATATGCCAACAAGAAATGGCGCTTAGCAGACTTCTTTCTGTGTAAAAAAATCCCAACAGGTTCAGGTAGTGAAGCTGCACATCCGAGTCCACCAGTGTGGACACGCCTAACGTTGCAACGAGACATAATCCGCCTGTACACATCATTGCTGGAACCCAAATATGAAATGGTTTCGTTCATTTCTGCAGTTGTGTATCGCCGAGACAATAGTAATCCAATAATAAAGctgttttgttttttaataatcATCACTCTGCGAAACCTTCGCCATCGGGTCCCTGACATTTCTCCGATTAAAACGATACCAACAGCGTCCACTCTAGCGGTTatgtcgccccggacaaaaagacaaattgtcgtcccttaagaatatatatattttttaaataaaaggtACATATTctttatcttcaataaaaatcaaaatcattttatttaaattttaatagaagcaaattttctattcattgggtatttaacacatcaatatttttctcacagttacagccaaaatggcgcccctaaattttcgcgccccggacaaatgtcttGGTAGTCCCCCCCGCCCTCCTAGAGCGGGCCATGATACCAACCACAATACCATTTCGATTCTCAAACACTGTGAAACACCGATCAGTTTGGATAGTCGAGGTCCCgttaaatcgtggattaaacaagtaaGCACAATCGGAAAtgcatcgtgtttggactcattttaatcggtgAGATCCCACGAACATGCTGGCGAAGGTTTCATTTAAAAACACAAAAAAGTTTTTCCCCTGGATTAGTCTTGTCTCGCCGATATTTCGTTTACTGACTACCCTTttctacagggtgacaagaaataacggagttaatcatatcttattataattctgtcaaattgacgaattttgaaaaaccaaataataatacCCTCAAAGGGtagccacttcgaaacttcttaaatatatgaatactaaaggtctatgtcaGGCATGCACAGTtatttgctctcagagcagtgACCTAGCTCGGACgtgtgggttccccttccatacgtccgatctgctctgagagcatacggggagcaacttgggagcacgggagctgctgtgagagcaaagagctgtgcatgcctgctgtACATGAAGGTAGCGAAATAGAGATCAAGGAATGGTTTGTGCGAGATGTGGTTTGTGAAAGATTGAATTGAATCATGATTATAGGCATTACAGAAGTATGATTGGACAATGCGTTTAGCCACTATCGAATCTTCCATTAGCATCTGCACTTCGACAGGATTATTTTTCATCACGGTGTAATCTTTTTGCATGCTGTCGAACACAAATTTCATCTAGAACCATATTAAAAATTACGCTTAACAAAAGAAACAATAAGAGCGTTCTCTCACTTACCAATGGAAATGTCATAAGAGAGGTAGAGTACCGTGAAAAATACAAGAGCAACGTACAACCGAATGATATCAGCACGATTATGTCCTCCAGTgataattttttatatcttaCAGTTGACatctgaaaaatatttcaagcgTATCCCACTAAGAATACTTTTCTTTTCCTTGGtttctaattttattgtttacGTCGGGCCCGGATACTACCCCCACTACCGGTGCAGGCCACAGGAGTTTGGTGGGAAGGGCCCAGGCGGGGGGACGCATGATTTACATCGTATACAGTACACTCAAAAACAGTAGAACTTCACATATAGATA
Protein-coding sequences here:
- the LOC143212941 gene encoding uncharacterized protein LOC143212941 — encoded protein: MGTPRTAQHGSHHACYESWPVSYVFQSCYTRKKNNIKSNVKNNSEYSREGRISLSILIKPIDPRRSFVMRTNCGQFCQDNCDPGKMEVFEGNLKLYHTLTCYTGLWPYDKSILTSIQRFVFVVMSFTCIVNQMSTVRYKKLSLEDIIVLISFGCTLLLYFSRYSTSLMTFPLMKFVFDSMQKDYTVMKNNPVEVQMLMEDSIVAKRIVQSYFSMMCTGGLCLVATLGVSTLVDSDVQLHYLNLLGFFYTERSLLSAISCWHIVLTTTYRLRNAINAVAHSDTINEIDIRAAMDVHCRAMLLVTSSKYYIRTIDNYWRAFHIGFFLHVPFDIVHSLSDEAILKITVSYAVNIYRFFISITEFSDKDAVLLSIHFVVTYTTFICGNNYSGQILLDTSAALFHDTYNSLWYRIPPKMQKMVLFTMMKTQVAVELNCAGLFTPCYEGFAAMMSSSFSYFTLLCSV